Sequence from the Ziziphus jujuba cultivar Dongzao chromosome 9, ASM3175591v1 genome:
TTTTACTAGACACCTGCATACGTCAAAATGGGAGCTCACACAGATCAGATATTGAAGATTATTGTACAGTATAAAACTCAGCCTTTTGGtgaggataaaaaaaatttctcttttattattattatttttttttagttttacttGTCGATTCATGATTCTTGCCGTAAGGCAGGAATGTTTTTATACAACAGGGTAAATGGGAAAGAGGGTTGGAATTGTTTGGAATTTTAGAACTAGAACCTTTTATATTCGTCTTTGttgtcctttatatatatatatatatatatattgtttttgtctctcaatttttttttgcctCCTTGGAGCTGGAATTTGAAGAATTGAACAGAATgattaaatagatttttatttttttattgcttcaTTGATTAAAtcgaattttatatatatttttcttttgttttttgatggAAGATCATAGGTGTTACGAGGATAAGTTTGACATGCAAAAGGATATGGATTAGGTTgaaatattttcatcaaattgtactattttaaatataaagttaattttgttttagtattttacaaaataaatgttTGAATTTAATACGATCTAAATTAAGttttcaatttacaatttattttacattaatttaattcaattgatttccaaatttaagtaacaaaatgttcaaaaattgaCTAGTTTGTTGATAAAATTGTACTATTTTAAATCTAGCATCAATTGAATCTTAGTGTATGTAATGTTCTAGTGTGTACattgaattttcaatttaaaatgtcCCACcttaagattttaaattataatttattttatattagtgcaatcatcaaattagatttcaaattgaataaaaaaaatttaaaaatttaaaaataattagtttagttaattcttatattttaaactttctattaactaatttgaaaataaactaatataaaataaattaaaaattccatatataacaTTCTAAATTTTAGATTATATCGTGCAATttatcaaaatacaaaatacttATATATTAGTCACTCATGAACCAACTTAACgataaaatccattattttctctttaaataatttcaaatttggaaTATCATatctttaatataaaagaaaagaagacaaaaaaaataataataatttataaatggaAAATGCTAAGATTTTTCATGCTACCAACATaaggatgtcaatttgccccgtcCATCCCCGAAACTGCGGTGCACCACCCCTAACGGGGTGGTTTTTCTCCGAAAATTCGGGAATGCGGGGCAGGCTCGGGGCAAATACCTAAAAACCGAGTCGGGGACGGGCCGGGAACGGGAAATAATAATTCCGCCCCGATcccgccccgatatatatatatatatatatatatatatatatatatttattattttttttataaaattttatttatgtaaaatcattttcttcttttttatttttatttttctaaatatgtattttattataattgtaaatttgtttcttgatgtattttattatatttttattgcattgtagtcattttctttatattttaatcataaaataatttttttatatacatttttttaaaaaaatatcaattaaaaaacaaaatggaaaaaaccGTCCTGCCTCGTCCCTGCCCCGTAAAATCCCCGATCCCACCCCGCAcctaaaaaaaagagaaaaatcatgaaaatgggatgtaaaattccccACAGAGAtggggacgggattttaaaaaccgaccCCGTCCcaccccgttgacatccctacaCCAGCAAGTGGTAACTGCTGTTACGTCAtgattataaaaaacaaaaaaaatatttttatatttttttaacaatttatttaaataaattataatctatttaaaattttttttataatttaaatttatatttttataaatataaataaaaatacttaactattaaaattaattttttatattattaaaaaaataaaattattacgtacctattctgtaattttaaaatctaaaagaatAAGTTGTGAAAAAATGggtaaaaaattaaagttattttCGCGGGTCCAAACACAAATCGAGTATATATGCAATTATCGATCAGAACGAAGAAGAGAATGAAACGAAAGCATGATGACACGTGGCATAAATGGTAATCCACTTTTGAGAACGACGTGGCAAGATTGAGGTCCATTGTTCATCTTcatcctctttctctttctgtcAGACacggagagaaagagagagaaacaaaaaagCTGCTTCAAATGGCCATGGCGTGGAGGCTTCCTACACAGTTCGCCATACCCGGAAAACTGTACTATAACCATAACCATCTTCACCCCAAAACATCCACTTCCCATGTAGCCTTTTCATGGCAGCGTACTTTGGCACCCAACTCTCCCCTCTCTACACTTTCCtctcctcctccttctccttgCTCTTTAATCTCAGTCTCCGGTTAGTCATTTTCACTGCTTTTaccctccatttttttttttttaaattccaactGTTTTCGGTAAAATTGATGTTCTGGGTTCAATGGGTATGATTCAACTAgcgttttttaattgtttgggGACATGGGTTTTATATACTAATTTTGttcattgttttttctttttttcttttttttgtttttggcagaGAGGTCTTGTGAGAGATCTTCAATAACATGTACAGCACAGGCTGGTGGGGCCGTGAATCTTGCTCCGGGAACACCAGTTAGGCCGACCAGTATACTTGTGGTTGGAGCTACAGGAACTCTTGGGAGGCAGATTGTGAGGAGGGCATTAGACGAAGGCTACGATGTGAGATGCCTCGTTAGGCCTAGACCAGCTCCTGCTGATTTCCTCCGGGATTGGGGTGCCATTGTGGTTAATGTGGGTTCCAaatctcttttcttttatttatttcttatgttTTTGTTGATATTGATGCTAATTTACAGTTCTAATTCTAATATAGTTGTTTATTCTTGGTAGTTGGTATAGTGTCAAATAATTCAGGTTTTGAAGTAAATTATAATATGGGGTATGATAAATTTTGTCGTTCTTAATTAGTGTATGCTCGTCTAATAACTTGTTATCTGAGATTATTATAGCTCGCTTCATaatatttgtgttttttgtttttctttctagtATAAGGGATCAAGCATACACGAAAGTTAAATGTATATTATGATTAGTCATTTGTAATGACAAAAGAATAAACTTTAGTTAAAATGAGTCGAATTTCATAAATAGTTTGAAATGACTATGAATAATTCTTTTACCCTCTAAGCTTAATTAGCACTAAGCTATTAAAGGACTGATTATGTTATTTGATCCAatgtttgtatttatttatttatttttttccgaaAGATTATTTGTTCCAAAATTTGCATACTTATTAAGTTTGTAAGTTGGTTGCAGCGTCTGGATTACTGGTAAACAGAATTGTGTTACTGTTTTTGGCTTGcttgaatttaattaatgaatttaatgtattttggaGCAGGCAGATCTTAGCAAACCAGAGACCATACCTGCAACATTAGTTGGCATTCACACAGTTATTGATTGTGCCACAGGGCGTCCAGAGGAGCCTATAAAAACGGTAGGATTTATTGATGAtatgattttgatatttgtttaTGGAAAGATTTTGATTGGCCTAGAAATCTCCAAAGCATAAATGAACTGTGTACTGGATCTTTTGGTAGCTAATAGCCAGTTTAAAGTGAGTTATGAGAGGATTTTTTGGTAGCTAATAGCCAGTTTAAAGTGAGATATGAGGTGTTGTTTGTCaaacatttacatatatatgtgcataaatataagatagtaatccaaaatgaaagagaaatagTATGTGCTGTTTACTTTCTTAGCTCTAAAGAACTTAAAACGagtaataaaaaccaaaaagtttgTATATGAATGTCATAGAATGTGCAAATAGTGTTTTATTGTAGATTCCCATCCTTAATCTGATCTGTTATTTCTGTTTAGGTAGATTGGGAAGGAAAAGTAGCTCTCATACAATGTGCGAAAGCAATGGGAATCCAGAAATATGTTTTCTTTTCCATACACAATTGTGATAAACATCCTGAAGTTCCACTGATGGAGATAAAGTATTGCACTGAAAAGTTTCTCCAGGACTCAGGCCTAACTCATATCACAATAAGGTTATGTGGTTTTATGCAAGTGAGTTGCTCAAACTGAAAGCACCAACTCCATTTTTATGATCTTGTGATgagaataatttattttcagttTGCCTATCAAGCTTGATGTTTCAGATTAGACTATTTACCTTCCCAGTCCACTCCATATGGAGGGGGAAGAACTATAGAATTGGAAATAAGTTCACTACTAAAGGACATATATTGAGAAAGAAGACGACTTCtcgaaaaaggaagaaaagtaCTCCAACAGAGGcctaatatgtatatgtgtgtaaaTTTTGTTTCTATGCTCTAAAATGTACATTTAGTCGGGTTCTCATTTCATGATCAAATTGGTGCTGGCAACATTTAAATTGCATGTATCTATGCTTATTCACAGTTTGTCATGCTTGCCTATGGATATCTCTTTTGATATTAGCAATAAGAGCAAATGCTTCTTATCAATTTTTCAGGGACTTATTGGGCAGTATGCAGTACCTATACTAGAAGAAAAATCAGTTTGGGGAACAGATGCTCCCACTCGAATTGCTTATATGGACACCCAGGTAGCTTAGGCATAAATTGCTTCATCAATTCCATTTGTAAAcatcaacatgtataatttttatgatatataagtatttgttcatttttatgAATGtaacattttttcattttataacaGGATATAGCTCGGCTGACATTTATAGCTTTACGTAATGAGAAGATTAATGGGAAGCTTCTCACATTTGCTGGTCCGCGTGCCTGGACGACCCAAGAGGTGATTAAACATTTAGCCTCTCCTCACCGACTTTTTTTGTACTATGCAGTTTTATATAGAAGCTacctttttttttgtcaaagCCTTGAAGtttcataatttattagatttttgcAATCTGCATAAGTGTTCAGTTCATAGAGCATGCATATGATGAGCTATACAGCAAAGTTGACTAGTGCCACCTAACACAAAAACTTGCAAGATATTTGTTCAAAACTTGTGATGCGTATAATGTTGCTTGATAATCTGTAAATGAGCAAATTCTTACATTTAATTGCCACTTTTAGTATTTTTGCTGACCGTCCATTCTTATGTTTGATTGTTGCTACAagatttatagattttaaattgGACATTTCTTGGAatcaaaaataaactttttagtAATTTATTCTCTTCCACAGTAACTTTGTTAGGGAGAGAGTGATTGGTGTCATAGACTTGTGATTTGTGTTACAAACATGCATAATCATATTGATGTAGGACAgatagggaaagaaaaaaaaacagaaaaatagatAGGGTTCTAGTATCACACTAGattgattttaggaatcactcccaaaaccctaggcatcacacctaagtTTGTTTTTGATACCAAACTGATGTAGGACAgatagggaaagaaaaaaaaacagaaaaatagatAGGGTTCTAGTATCACACTAGattgattttaggaatcactcccaaaaccctaggcatcacacctaagtttgttttgcatcacacaaaaccagagaaaataatctcataaaattcttgTAATAATAATTCACTGCTCCCAGAATTACAAAGAatcctatttatattaaaatcatctaataatattaggaaactaaaataataggaaacctagttaaataaggaaactaataacattaagaaactgaaaacaataggaaacctaattaaataataaaatgctctaattaaaaataggaaactaaattaatctactaaaatccttgaagatCCCAAATAAGCCCATCCTGTCCTAGATCATGCCAAATTAATGTTTGGGCCTTAGAATctgtttttcctcttctctGATAAGTTTTCAGAGGTTGTTTCCATCTTGCATCAATTCCCCTTGGCTTAGAAAAATTCGACCCCGGCGAGTTGATGGCATGAAATTGATCATAGAGGTCTTGATTGAGTTTCTGAAATTCTTGGTCAGTGATCCATGTGCAATCTGAAAGTGGTCGGTCCTTCCACTTGATAAGATACCGTTGATATCCTCCACCTCTAGTTGATACTATTTGATGATCAAcaacatcttcaatttcctctttTAATCGAAACGTAGATGGTAGACTTGCTGCCTTGCTACCTCTTGCTGTATCATTTTCATGTCCCTCATAAGAACTTAGATCCTCAATATTGAAGACATTACTTATACCCATATCCTTTGGTAGATCAAGGACATAGGCATTTGAgctgattttctttaaaatcttaTATGGACCAACATTCCTTGAATGTAGCTTCTTATAAGTGCCCCTAGGAAAACGCTCAGGTCTTATCCGAACCATTACCATATCCCCTTCATTAAATTCAGCAAATTTTCTCTTCAAATCAGCATGTGCCTTGTAGCTTTCATTACTTAGAGCAATTTTTCTGCGAATATCATCATGAATTTCTTGAATGTGTCTTCCAAAAGTTTCAGCTTCAGCACTTGGTCTTGCTGCCAAAGGTAAAGGAACCAAGTCAATAGGCTTCCTAGGGAGCATCCCAGTTACAATTTCAAATGGGCTGCGACCTGTGCTCCTATTTATGGaactattatatgcaaattctgcCATAGGAAGTATCTGATCCCAACTAGATGTGTGATCTCCAACTAAACAGCGAAGTAAATCTCCCAAGCTTCGATTTACAACTTCTGTTTGACCATCTGATTGTGGATGAAAAGCAGAAGAGAACTTCAATTTAGTATTCATTGTCTTCCATAAGGTTCTCCAAAAATAACTCATGAACTTTACATCCCGATCTGAAACTGTTGTCATAGGTAGTCCATGAAGACGAactatttctttgaaaaatagttTAGCTACATGAACAGCATCCATGGTTTTTGAACAGGCAATAAAGTGTgccatttttgaaaatctatcaACCACAACCATTATGCAATCATGCCCCCTTATTGTTTTAGgtaatcctaaaacaaaatccatgcTTAACTCTTTCCATGGCTCATGAGGTATGGGAAGAGGCATATACAAACCtgtattcttctttcttccttttgatAATTGACATATCCGACATCGAgaaattgttttgataacatccCTCTTCAAAGTTGGCCAATAGAATCGATCTTCAACCATGGCTATGGTTTTATCTCTTCCAAAATGACCAGCTGCCCCTCCACCATGTAATTCCCAAATCATTTGCTCACGTAATGATGTATTAGGCAAACAAAGTTTGGTTTCTTTAAAAAGATAACCATCATGTAGTGAAAAATTAGGGTATTCACCTAGCTGTCCTCTTGTTAAAGCTGCATGTATAAGGCTGAAATCCTTACAAGAAGGATAATCCCTTTTAAGAGATTCAAACCCCACAACTTGAATTGCCATAGAAGCTAAGATATACACAACTCTACTCAATGCATCAGCAACCTTGTTTTCTGCACCAGATTTGTGTTTGATAAGGAATGAGTATTCTTGCAAGAAAGAAATCCATTTCCCATGCTGATAATTCATCTTCTTTTGTGAGTTGATGTACTTGAGGGCTTCATGATCTGAAAATAGAATAAACTCCTTTGATATGAGATAATGACGCCAATATCGCAAAGCTTGAACCACCGCATAAAATTCTTTGTCATAAGTAGAATACTTTTGCTTAGCTTCATTGAATTTCTCACTGAAAAATGCAATTGGATGCCCTTCTTGACTAAGTATGCCACCAATTgccacattagatgcatcacatGCTACCTCAAAAACCTTTGAAAAATCTGGGAGTCGAAGAATTGGTGCTTCAGTCAATCTTTTCTTAACCTCTTCCAAAGCTTTTGTTGCTGTCTTGGTccaaagaaattgatttttcttcatACAATCAGTTATTGGAGCCATAATTGAGCTGAAATTCCGAATAAATCTTCGATAAAATGTAGCTAATCCATGAAAGCTTCGTACCTCTTGCAATGAGCTAGGAATTGGCCACTCTAGGATAGCTTTAATCTTCAAAGGATCCATTTCCAGCCCTCTTGATGAAACAACATAACCTAAGAATACCACTGATGAtgtcataaaacaacatttcttcaaatttatgtAGAGCTTCTCTTGTCGAAGAACTCTCATAACTTGCTGCAAATGTGAAAGATGGTCTTCCCTGCTCttgctatatatcaatatatcatcaaaatataccaccaaaaatttaccaaaaaatggCTGTAGAATTTGATTCATAAACCTCATAAATGTACTTGGAGCATTTGAAAGACCAAATGGCATTACCAGCCATTCATAAAGACCATCCTTTGTTTTGAAAGCTGTTTTCCACTCATCTCCGGGCCTTAGACGAATTTGGTGATATCCACTTTTTAGatccaattttgaaaatatacacGAACCAGCCATCATGTCCAACATGTCATCAAATCGAGGGATAGGGAAGCGATATTGGATTGTAATCTTGTTAATCGCACGACTATCAACACACATTCGCCAACTCCCATCTTTCTTAGGTGTAAGCAAAGCAGGAACAGCAcaaggacttaaactctcacggaTGAATCCCTTGGACAGCAACTCCTCCACTTGCCTCTTAAGCTCCGCATGCTCGCTAGGATTCATACGATATGCTGGAAGATTAGGTAATTGAGCTCCTGGTACAAAGTCTATGGCATGCTGAATGTTACGTAAAGGAGGTAATTCACTTGGAATTTCTTCCGGAACCAAATCTGAAAAATCAGACAACAACTTCTGAATCTCTACTGGAAACGCTTGCTTGCTGGTTACTGTTTCCTTCTTTATTTCCTTTGCTAGAACAGCATATATAACtccattttttttactttctcgCTCAAAATTCTTCTTAGTGAGAATATGTAGAGACTTTTGTGGATTGTTAGAAACCTTACTTGGTTTTTCCACCTTATATTTATCCATCTCAGCTACCGTCATAGGCTTCAACACAACCTTCCTACCTTTGAACATGAAAGAGTAGGTATTTTCTCTCCCACAGTGAAACACATCTCTATCATACAGCCAAGGACGACCCAGAAGAAGATGTGTTACTTTCatcggaatcacatcacaccaAATTGAGTCATTGTAAACCCCACATGAAAAAGAAACTAGACAGCGTTGGGTTACCGGAATTGAAGTACTGTCAATCCATGCTACTTTATATGGATGTGGATGCGGTTCAATAGGAAGTTTTAATCGTCCTACCATAGATGCCGACACAACATTCATACTACTCCCACCATCAATGATAAGTTTTTGTGCTTGATTTTCACAACGAACCAACATTTGAAAAATAGAGGTGCGTTTCCaatcttccttctcatctttcggAATTGAAAGGATACGTCTAACAACAGCACTTAATGAAGTATctacttcatcttcttccaagTCATCAGGATTATAAACTCCATAGTTGAAATTGTCTTCATCTTCCTCTCTTTGTTGATCAGGTTCTTCATGATGTTCTACATCAAGATGTAGGTTTCTTTTAGGACAATTATATGCCATATGACCAGGCTGTCCACATTTGAAACATTGGTTGCCTTTTCCTCTAAGTTCAGAAGCATTAGGAACAGGTACCTTGGCCTTCATAGGTTGTTTTGAAGGCTGATTTGTTACAACTCTGATGCTGCGATTTATATCCAGTCTTTTGAAACTTCCAAGATACTCCTCCAAATCCAAAGAAACTTGAAAAGCTTGCTCTAAGCCGTAGATAGGTTGTCTTAGTAGCTCCCTCCTAATGTCGGACCTCAAACCAGATTTAAATCTTGCTAATGTTTGCCTTGGATCTTCAAGTAGTTGGCTTCGAGTCTTCAACTCATCAAACTTCTGCATATACTCAGCAACTGATAAATTACCTTGCTTCAAGTTGATTGCTTGCTCACATAATTTATCATAGTAATTGGTAGGCATGTATTTTTCCCTAAGCTTGGCTTTCATCTCTTGCCAAGTACCAATGGGTGGTGATCCCATTCTCCTTAAATCTCCTTCAACACCCATCCACCAAATTTTGGCAAGACCTACTAGCTTCATCTTAGCGAACCTTACTCTCCGATCATCATCCATATCATACCAatcaaaatattcttcaatGGAAGAAAGCCAATTAGCAAACTCAGTTGGATTTACTTTACCTTCAAAATCTGGTACTTCAATCTTTACCCTCTTTGTGATGTCATCAAAAGTATTGTGACGTCCTTGTGTTGATTGCAATATATCTCTCACCCAATTAGGTGTCTGTTGGGCTGTAGGGAAAGGCACTGGAGCAATTGTCTTTGCTGGCAGCTTCTCTTGACTTTTATCCTCATTGGCTTCAGGATTCTCATCTTGTTCATTGTTAGTTGAAGAACTGCTAGGTTGAGATATTTGGGCTTCAATATTACTAACCCGAACATTAAGAGACTCCACTTGTTCAACCATACGAATAAATAATTCTTCAAATTGATTGTCAGTTATTCTACCTCTAAAACTCTTTCCAGATCTTGTAGTCATGATTCCTTAATCCAAAGAAACAATCTGATCACCGACACTGTTCACGTCGGATTACTGTTCACGCTATGGGTTACTGTTCACGCCGAAGAGTTACTGTTGACGGAACTGTTTACGCGGATAGGGTTGGaatctggctctgataccaaactgATGTAGGACAgatagggaaagaaaaaaaaacagaaaaatagatAGGGTTCTAGTATCACACTAGattgattttaggaatcactcccaaaaccctaggcatcacacctaagtTTGTTTTTGATACCAAACTGATGTAGGACAgatagggaaagaaaaaaaaacagaaaaatagatAGGGTTCTAGTATCACACTAGattgattttaggaatcactcccaaaaccctaggcatcacacctaagtttgttttgcatcacacaaaaccagagaaaataatctcataaa
This genomic interval carries:
- the LOC107427248 gene encoding protein HIGH CHLOROPHYLL FLUORESCENCE PHENOTYPE 244, chloroplastic isoform X2, which translates into the protein MAMAWRLPTQFAIPGKLYYNHNHLHPKTSTSHVAFSWQRTLAPNSPLSTLSSPPPSPCSLISVSERSCERSSITCTAQAGGAVNLAPGTPVRPTSILVVGATGTLGRQIVRRALDEGYDVRCLVRPRPAPADFLRDWGAIVVNADLSKPETIPATLVGIHTVIDCATGRPEEPIKTGLIGQYAVPILEEKSVWGTDAPTRIAYMDTQDIARLTFIALRNEKINGKLLTFAGPRAWTTQEVITLCERLAGQDANVTTVPVSILRFTRQLTRLFEWTNDVADRLAFSEVLTSDAVFSVPMNETYTQLGVDSKDIITLEKYLQDYFTNILKKLKDLKAQSKQTDIFL
- the LOC107427248 gene encoding protein HIGH CHLOROPHYLL FLUORESCENCE PHENOTYPE 244, chloroplastic isoform X1, yielding MAMAWRLPTQFAIPGKLYYNHNHLHPKTSTSHVAFSWQRTLAPNSPLSTLSSPPPSPCSLISVSERSCERSSITCTAQAGGAVNLAPGTPVRPTSILVVGATGTLGRQIVRRALDEGYDVRCLVRPRPAPADFLRDWGAIVVNADLSKPETIPATLVGIHTVIDCATGRPEEPIKTVDWEGKVALIQCAKAMGIQKYVFFSIHNCDKHPEVPLMEIKYCTEKFLQDSGLTHITIRLCGFMQGLIGQYAVPILEEKSVWGTDAPTRIAYMDTQDIARLTFIALRNEKINGKLLTFAGPRAWTTQEVITLCERLAGQDANVTTVPVSILRFTRQLTRLFEWTNDVADRLAFSEVLTSDAVFSVPMNETYTQLGVDSKDIITLEKYLQDYFTNILKKLKDLKAQSKQTDIFL